The Brassica oleracea var. oleracea cultivar TO1000 chromosome C6, BOL, whole genome shotgun sequence genomic interval ACACTCAGGTACTGGTGCGGCTATGGAATATCCAATTACAAAACTCAACGTACGTGATAGTTAATTAATTGCCATGTTCGCTAGAATTGATTTTTAGAGATATTCCTCTTATCTTGCTCTTTTTGAATCGGGGGTGAAAACCTGACGTGACCTAGTTTTAACCCTGAGATATATAATGTAATGATTTGTCATTTCAGGTGGAGAACATTCTGGTGATTGGTCACAGCCGTTGTGGTGGAATAGAGGCACTCATGTCCATTGAAGATGATGCAGCTCCTAATAAGAGGTAACCATACTCAAAACGCTGATATAATCAAATATCTTTAAGTTAATGATCAAGAATGAAGCATTTTGTTTGGCGATTCATTGAAATGGCAGCATCTTTATAGAAGACTGGGTCAAGATCGGTACAGCGGCGAAGAACAGGATCAAGCAGGAGTTTGGAGACCTTAGCTTCGAAGAACAGTGCACCCTTTGTGAGAAGGTACGTAATAATTAAAAAACACACAAGATTTTGCTATGTTCTCTGTCTTACTAAGATCACCTCTATTTTCCAGGAAGCGGTGAACGTTACTTTGGCGAATTTGTTGTCTTACCCATTCGTGAGAGAAAGGGTGGAGAAGGGTAAGCTCGCCTTAAGAGGAGCTCACTATGATTTCGTGAATGGAACGTTTGAACTTTGGGAACTCGACGTCAAGACCACCACTGCGTTTACCTTTTCTTAAGATATCACTACTTACCTTTTCTTTGTGTTGCTTCTAAGTGTGTTATTGTCATGTACTTGCTTCTGTTTCTTGTTTATGTGTCTGTGTGAAAAGAAATGAATAAGCTATAAAGAGCATTTGTTTAGATTCCACCTTCATTTGAGTCTATAACTTCAAATATTCTACAACAAGATATGAAATCTGATGAATCAATCAACAATCATCAATTTCCTGCCTCTTAGATTGCAATTGAAAGACACCTAAAATTACAATCAACAATCATTACTCCCTCGGTTCTTTTGTTCTGTGGCGGCGCGTGCAGTTTAGCTTGCTAGTTTTTGTCTTCCTTCAGTGATGCCTCCTTGCGTTTGTCAAATGTAAGCGAGGTTATTAGAGTGTTTAGGTTTGTTTCTTGTTGTAGTGAGTTAATCATCTGCTACTAGTGTCTTTCTAAGCCTCTATCTCAAATGGAAAATGGTAATAATACTTAACTTTTTTACCAAAAAAAAGTCCATATGTTATCAAGGCTTCACAATGACATCCATTAGAAAAATTAGGGATCATTGATATACCATGGTTTTTACCACTTTTATATCATGGTATAAGTTTTATTTAGAATATATTATATGTGTTTGGAGTCGTTTTAGAGTCGTTTCAGGTTCATGTACATTTTGAACAACTTTGGAGATTTGTATAGTTCCAACTATATTTTTTCATCCCGATTGGATTGGCTGACGGCCAAACTCTGAATGAGTGGTGTATCCTCTTGAGCAACCAAGTTCTCCAGCATTTCTACATTCCACTCTTTTGGTGTTCCATGTATGAGTTCATTCACTATTATGCGTGGGTGGAGTACTGGTGGTGGACCAAGCTGGTCTAGCAGAGATCATAGGAATCTATGGGTCCTCCCATACCTCGAATTTGAAACCCTGAATGTACTTTATGTGTGATACCTAAATTCAGCAAAGGCCTAGCTGCCGTCAAGCTTGTCCAAACAAATGAAAGGCTCTCGGTAGCAGTCGCTCGCAAAGGCGAGCATAGATGATAGTATCTTCCTCGTAGAACTCTCGCAAGAAGAATGCCTGGGAATTGGATCAGTCTCCACAATTTTTTTGCTAAAAATGCCAGTTAGATTTGTGGATTAATCTGAATCATATGCCACCTTCCTCCTCTGGAAAGCACAGTTTCTCCCATTTTGCCTAATGCATACCCCGCTTCGGAGGGTTTGAAATCCACCAGAAACGTGCAATGGCACTTGCTAGTTTTTCATACACCTCTAATAGGAGGATAAACTCGACATTACGTATGTTGGTATAGGTAAGGCTATAGCCTTTATAAGGACCTCCTTTCCATTTTTTATCAACCATAGTCCTGATTAGCCATTGATTCTATAATCAAATATGTCCTTTGGGAAAGCAAATAACATGCACTTTGATCCACTTATGTCTTCAGGAATCCCTAGCTATGTTCCCATTTCACCTTCATTATCAACTCAAAAAGTAGGATTGATTTCCTGCGTGATAGTACCAAGAACCCTTTTCCCAAAAAGAAGTGACGACTTCTCGAAGTTAATACATTGATGTGATACTTTTCCATATATCCTTACTGCTTTCAACCTTATCACATTCAACAGGCTTCGTCTTACAGAAGAAAATGCTATCATCATCAAATAACAGGTGGGATACCAGAAGGCTAGCATGCGATACACACTTCCCTGTTATCTTTCCTTAATTCTTTGCGTGATTTAGAAGGTTAATGAGCGTTTACATGCACAAGATAAAGATGAAAGGAGATAAAGGATCTCCTTGTTGTAGGAAAATGTTGCCCATTTGCTGTCAATTCATGAGAACATGGTATTTAACAAATGTGATACATCGCACAATCCACTAGATCCAATGATCCGAGAATTCCATATTTTCCATGACAAGGTGAATAAAATCCCACTCCATACGATCATCATATGTTTTGCTCATATCCGTTTTAATGGTCATTCGCTTATGTCTTCCACCTGGTATTGTTCTGAGAGCATGAAACATTTTCTGGCGTTCATAATACTATATGTAATCTGCCAACCTGCAACAAAGGCTAACTGTGTTTCCGGGATACACTCGCATAATACTTTCTTCAGTCTCTGGCATAAGACCTTTGAAACTATTTTATAGCTCACATTACGTAGGCTGATTGGCCGGAATTGTGCCAATTAAGTAGATTTATCCTTTTTGGGAAAGATACCCTTCAAATAAGAATTCATTGACCATACGAGTTTAGTCATCCTTCACAATATCACAAAACTTTTGATAGAATAAGGCGGTTATTCATATGGTCTAGGAGCCTTCTCCCGATGCATTGCATAAAATGCAAGATTAACCTCCCGTTCTGTAATTGGAACAGTGAGATTCTGGTCAATCTCATTCGTAATTTTCGAGATATTTCCCAAAGCATCTTCTATCTTCTCCGGGTTTGATGATTCAAACAGATTCCTAAAAGAG includes:
- the LOC106298858 gene encoding beta carbonic anhydrase 3-like, producing MSTESYDELEEHKSNKSSDAVERIQSGFIHFKTHKYLKKPSLYNALAKSQNPKFLVFACSDSRVSPAHIVNFQPGEAFEIRNIANMVPLFDKTQHSGTGAAMEYPITKLNVENILVIGHSRCGGIEALMSIEDDAAPNKSIFIEDWVKIGTAAKNRIKQEFGDLSFEEQCTLCEKEAVNVTLANLLSYPFVRERVEKGKLALRGAHYDFVNGTFELWELDVKTTTAFTFS